From the genome of Abditibacteriaceae bacterium, one region includes:
- a CDS encoding TerC family protein — protein MDNGLWIWIGFNVFVLMMLALDLGVFHRDSHEVKFKEALGWSAAWISLALCFNALIFWKWQQMVPTSDLSNREAGLAFLTGYLIEKALSVDNIFVFLMIFAYFKVPAMYQHKVLFWGIIGALVMRAICIAVGAELLKQFHWLIYVFGAFLILTGIKMLRHNNEKMDPGKNPILRLFRRVVPTTDEYHGDKFWIIQNGRRAATPLFVALLMVEISDLIFAVDSIPAILAVTQDTFLVYTSNVFAILGLRSLYFALAGIVDMFRFLHIGLSGILVFVGTKMLIVDIYKIPVGWSLATVGGILAVSIIASIMSPAVPKPLPEPQPES, from the coding sequence ATGGACAACGGTTTGTGGATTTGGATTGGATTCAACGTTTTCGTACTGATGATGCTGGCGCTCGATTTGGGTGTATTTCACCGCGATTCGCACGAAGTGAAGTTCAAAGAAGCGCTCGGCTGGAGCGCCGCGTGGATTTCGCTGGCATTGTGTTTCAACGCACTGATTTTCTGGAAATGGCAGCAAATGGTGCCTACCAGCGACCTGTCCAACCGCGAAGCGGGACTGGCCTTTCTCACCGGCTACCTGATAGAAAAAGCGCTTTCGGTCGATAACATTTTCGTGTTTCTGATGATTTTCGCCTACTTCAAAGTTCCGGCGATGTATCAGCACAAGGTGTTGTTCTGGGGGATCATCGGTGCTCTCGTTATGCGCGCCATCTGCATCGCCGTCGGAGCCGAGTTGCTCAAGCAGTTCCACTGGCTTATCTACGTTTTCGGCGCGTTTCTTATTCTCACCGGCATTAAGATGCTGCGGCACAACAATGAGAAAATGGATCCGGGCAAAAACCCAATCCTTCGCCTGTTCCGTCGCGTTGTCCCAACGACCGACGAATATCACGGCGATAAATTCTGGATTATTCAGAATGGACGCCGCGCCGCGACGCCGCTCTTCGTGGCCTTGCTGATGGTTGAAATCAGCGACCTGATTTTCGCCGTCGATTCGATTCCCGCCATTCTCGCTGTAACGCAAGACACATTTTTGGTCTACACCTCGAATGTGTTTGCAATTCTGGGCTTGCGCTCGCTGTATTTCGCTCTCGCCGGAATCGTCGATATGTTCCGCTTTCTGCACATCGGATTGTCGGGAATCTTGGTATTCGTCGGAACCAAGATGCTCATCGTCGATATCTATAAAATTCCCGTCGGTTGGTCGCTGGCTACTGTCGGCGGCATCCTCGCGGTTTCGATTATCGCTTCGATTATGAGCCCTGCGGTTCCTAAACCCCTCCCCGAACCACAACCCGAGTCTTAA
- a CDS encoding diguanylate cyclase, translating to MPAPSTEDEFARLAALHDLRILDSQAESAYDDLVHLAAYICKTPIALVSLVDEHRQWFKARVGIDASETPKDISFCAHAIQDPTHVMEVPDATKDLRFSNNPFVVADPNIRFYAGAPLVTEDGHALGTICVVDHVPRHLSEEQISMLQRLSRQVVAQLQLHARVIELNETTTRCERVANRLRESDERFRLFMDNSPMLAFIKDSDWKYVFANKSILKRFALSEEQVLGKTDYDLWPESAPDIRAHDEMLIGGTETMQFEEKTVMPDGRTRTWLSYKFPFQEADGDRYLAGVALDITEQKFYESQMHEYQSRLEEAVKQMEVLALTDALTGLRNKGSFEARMDEEIARARRYHLPLSLLMIDIDHFKKINDDFGHPVGDETLKAVADLLASNARPSDFVARYGGEEFSIILPNTDAQGACFLAERLRDSVQEFSWPNRPLTISVGAASLEPAESARSLVIRADRALYDAKNAGRNRVSVAGKPA from the coding sequence ATGCCCGCTCCCTCAACCGAAGATGAATTCGCGCGTTTAGCTGCGCTCCACGACCTTCGCATTCTCGATTCTCAGGCCGAAAGTGCCTACGACGACCTCGTTCATCTTGCGGCTTATATATGCAAGACGCCAATTGCCTTGGTTTCACTCGTTGATGAGCATCGGCAATGGTTCAAAGCGCGTGTTGGCATCGACGCCTCCGAAACCCCGAAAGACATTTCTTTTTGCGCCCACGCCATCCAAGACCCGACGCATGTCATGGAAGTGCCCGATGCCACCAAAGACTTGCGATTCTCCAACAATCCTTTTGTTGTCGCCGACCCTAATATTCGTTTTTATGCGGGCGCGCCGCTCGTGACGGAAGATGGTCATGCACTGGGAACAATTTGCGTTGTTGACCATGTACCGCGCCACCTTTCGGAAGAGCAAATTTCGATGCTGCAACGCTTATCGCGCCAAGTTGTGGCGCAGTTGCAACTGCACGCGCGGGTTATCGAACTGAACGAAACCACGACCCGTTGCGAACGAGTCGCCAACCGGCTGCGCGAAAGCGATGAGCGATTCCGCTTGTTCATGGACAACTCGCCGATGCTGGCTTTTATTAAAGATAGCGATTGGAAATACGTTTTCGCAAACAAATCGATTCTGAAGCGTTTTGCCCTTTCGGAAGAACAAGTTCTCGGCAAAACCGATTATGACTTATGGCCCGAATCCGCACCCGATATTCGCGCACACGACGAAATGCTCATTGGCGGAACGGAAACGATGCAGTTCGAGGAAAAGACGGTCATGCCTGATGGGCGCACGCGCACCTGGCTCAGTTATAAATTCCCTTTTCAAGAAGCCGATGGCGACCGTTATCTGGCGGGCGTGGCTCTCGACATCACCGAGCAAAAGTTCTACGAAAGCCAGATGCACGAATATCAGAGCCGCCTCGAAGAAGCGGTAAAGCAAATGGAAGTGCTCGCCCTCACCGACGCTCTCACCGGCCTGCGTAACAAAGGCTCGTTTGAAGCGCGCATGGACGAAGAAATTGCGCGCGCGCGCCGCTACCATTTGCCGCTTTCGCTGTTAATGATTGACATCGATCACTTCAAGAAAATCAACGACGATTTTGGGCATCCTGTCGGCGACGAAACTCTTAAAGCAGTGGCCGATTTACTGGCGAGCAACGCGCGACCAAGCGACTTTGTAGCGCGCTATGGCGGCGAAGAGTTCTCGATAATCCTGCCCAACACTGATGCCCAGGGCGCCTGTTTTCTTGCCGAGCGCCTGCGCGATTCGGTTCAAGAGTTCTCATGGCCCAACCGCCCCCTTACAATTTCCGTCGGTGCGGCATCGCTTGAACCTGCCGAAAGCGCGCGTTCCCTCGTCATTCGCGCCGACCGCGCTTTATATGACGCCAAAAACGCCGGACGCAACCGCGTTTCGGTCGCTGGAAAACCCGCTTAA
- the metH gene encoding methionine synthase: MSDTTQTLQNLLKERILVIDGAMGTMVQGYGLQEADYRGERFADFPSDLKGNNDLLVLTRPHVIQEIHEKYLEAGADIVETNTFNAQTVSLADYGLEELAYEMNVAAAQLARRAAEKYSTPEKPRFVAGAIGPLPKTLSMSRDVNDPGKREITFDEARIAYVEQIRGLVDGGVDILLIETIFDTLNCKAALFACEEFFASGGKCVPIMVSVTIAEASGRNLSGQTIEAFWTSVSHANLLSVGLNCGMHPKSLRPYVEELHRLAPVATSAYLNAGLPNAFGEYDETPAQLEAILGEYAREGWLNFVGGCCGTTPAHIKALADAVQNIAPRVPSAPSEYGRFSGQEALVIRPDANFLLVGERTNVTGSPKFKRLVLEGDLDAALEVARQQVENGANIIDINFDEGLLDSEALMARFCNLLAAEPDIVKVPFMIDSSKWSVIESGLKCVQGKGIVNSISLKEGEEKFRQSAQLVRRYGAGMVVMAFDEKGQADSYERRIEICARSYKILTEECGVPPTDIIFDPNILTVATGLEEHNNYAVDFINATRWIKENLPGAMVSGGVSNISFSFRGNNPVREAMHAAFLKHAIDAGLDMGIVNAGMLDVYDQIEPTLLELVEDVLLNRRDDATERLVDFAETVKARDKGEVATEAWRDLPVAQRLEHALVKGIDAYVEADVEEARQQFDRPLHVIEGPLMDGMNIVGNLFGEGKMFLPQVVKSARVMKKAVAVLLPFMEAEKEATGLTQAQGKVLMATVKGDVHDIGKNIVGVVLGCNNYEVIDLGVMVPADVILQRAREENVDVVGLSGLITPSLDEMTHVAREMKREGFDIPILIGGATTSRMHTSVKIAPHYEGSVVHVSDASRAVGVVGQLVSDELRENFTAQIREQQSGDREKFKNKDRGSKLISIEEARARRLKLEFNDIARPSFIGLKTENNIPLESLVPFIDWSPFFHAFELRGTYPKILEDERQGEAARDLWADGQKMLERFLSRRELRANAVWGFYPANAVGDDIEVYRDESRTVLATEFHFLRQQLDNQETLSLADFVAPKGEGEDYIGVFAVTAGLGLDKLITEFRAKHDDSSVFIAQALADRFAEALAERTHREARLAWYAPDENLSNEQLVHEEYRGIRPAPGYPACPDHTEKPPLFTLLDAERKAGVTLTENFAMLPTSSVSGWYFGHPESRYVTVGKIGKDQMDDLAARKKMPRREIERVLSPNLAYDPDEAEGNETQVNSIATP, encoded by the coding sequence ATGTCCGACACGACCCAAACACTCCAGAACCTGCTCAAAGAACGCATTTTAGTCATCGATGGCGCAATGGGCACGATGGTGCAAGGTTACGGCTTGCAGGAAGCCGATTATCGCGGCGAGCGCTTCGCCGATTTCCCCAGCGATCTCAAAGGCAACAACGACTTATTGGTGCTGACGCGCCCGCACGTTATTCAGGAGATTCACGAAAAGTATCTCGAAGCCGGTGCTGATATTGTCGAAACCAACACGTTCAACGCGCAAACGGTTTCGCTCGCCGATTACGGTTTGGAAGAACTCGCGTATGAAATGAATGTTGCGGCGGCACAACTTGCGCGGCGCGCGGCGGAAAAATACAGCACGCCCGAAAAGCCGCGTTTTGTCGCGGGTGCGATTGGCCCGCTTCCCAAAACGCTCTCGATGTCACGCGATGTCAACGACCCAGGCAAGCGCGAAATCACTTTCGACGAAGCACGCATTGCCTATGTCGAACAGATTCGCGGGCTCGTCGATGGTGGCGTGGATATTCTGCTCATCGAAACAATTTTCGACACGCTCAACTGCAAAGCGGCGCTTTTCGCGTGCGAAGAATTCTTTGCGAGTGGCGGCAAATGTGTGCCGATTATGGTTTCGGTAACCATCGCCGAAGCGAGTGGACGCAACCTGTCGGGCCAAACGATTGAAGCGTTCTGGACAAGCGTTTCGCACGCGAACCTGCTTTCTGTGGGCCTCAACTGCGGAATGCACCCGAAATCGCTGCGGCCTTACGTCGAAGAACTGCACCGCCTCGCGCCGGTTGCGACAAGTGCGTATCTCAACGCCGGTTTGCCCAACGCATTCGGCGAATACGACGAAACTCCCGCGCAGTTGGAAGCAATTTTGGGCGAATACGCGCGCGAAGGTTGGCTGAACTTTGTTGGCGGCTGCTGCGGCACAACGCCCGCGCACATCAAGGCGCTCGCCGATGCGGTGCAGAACATCGCGCCGCGCGTGCCTTCGGCGCCGTCGGAGTACGGTCGATTCTCGGGTCAGGAAGCGCTTGTCATTCGTCCCGATGCGAATTTCCTGCTCGTTGGTGAACGCACCAATGTGACCGGTTCGCCCAAGTTCAAACGGCTTGTTTTAGAAGGCGATTTGGACGCGGCCCTCGAAGTCGCACGCCAGCAAGTCGAGAACGGCGCGAACATTATCGACATCAACTTCGACGAAGGGCTTTTGGATTCGGAAGCGTTGATGGCGCGTTTTTGCAACTTGCTGGCTGCTGAACCCGACATCGTCAAAGTGCCGTTTATGATCGACAGCTCCAAATGGAGCGTTATCGAAAGCGGCCTCAAATGCGTGCAGGGCAAAGGCATCGTCAATAGCATTTCGCTGAAAGAAGGCGAAGAAAAGTTCCGCCAATCGGCGCAACTCGTGCGGCGCTACGGCGCGGGCATGGTCGTAATGGCCTTCGATGAAAAGGGCCAGGCCGATTCCTACGAACGCCGCATCGAAATCTGCGCGCGCAGCTACAAGATTCTCACGGAAGAATGCGGCGTGCCGCCGACCGACATCATCTTCGACCCGAACATTCTCACCGTCGCCACCGGATTGGAAGAGCACAACAATTACGCAGTTGATTTCATCAACGCGACGCGCTGGATTAAAGAAAATCTGCCGGGCGCGATGGTTTCGGGCGGCGTTAGCAACATCTCGTTTTCGTTTCGCGGCAACAATCCAGTGCGCGAAGCAATGCACGCCGCGTTCTTGAAGCACGCGATTGATGCCGGTTTGGATATGGGCATCGTGAACGCGGGAATGCTCGACGTTTACGACCAGATCGAGCCGACGTTATTGGAACTGGTCGAAGACGTTTTGCTTAACCGCCGCGACGACGCAACCGAGCGGTTGGTGGACTTTGCAGAAACCGTCAAAGCGCGCGACAAAGGTGAAGTGGCAACCGAAGCTTGGCGCGACTTGCCGGTTGCCCAGCGACTGGAGCACGCGTTGGTCAAAGGCATTGACGCCTATGTCGAAGCCGATGTTGAAGAAGCGCGCCAACAGTTCGACCGGCCTTTGCACGTGATCGAAGGGCCATTGATGGACGGCATGAACATCGTTGGCAACCTGTTTGGCGAAGGCAAAATGTTCTTGCCGCAGGTTGTCAAAAGTGCGCGTGTGATGAAAAAAGCCGTCGCGGTTTTGCTGCCGTTTATGGAAGCCGAAAAAGAAGCCACGGGCCTGACACAGGCGCAGGGCAAAGTCTTGATGGCGACCGTCAAAGGTGATGTTCACGACATCGGAAAGAACATCGTCGGCGTGGTGCTTGGTTGCAACAACTATGAAGTCATCGATTTGGGCGTGATGGTTCCCGCCGACGTGATTTTGCAGCGCGCGCGCGAAGAAAATGTCGATGTCGTCGGCCTTTCCGGTCTGATTACGCCTTCACTCGATGAAATGACGCACGTTGCAAGAGAGATGAAACGCGAAGGCTTCGATATTCCGATTCTCATCGGCGGCGCGACGACGAGCCGGATGCATACGTCGGTAAAAATCGCGCCGCACTACGAAGGTTCGGTTGTTCACGTTTCCGATGCGTCGCGTGCGGTAGGCGTTGTCGGCCAGCTCGTATCGGATGAATTGCGCGAAAACTTCACCGCGCAAATCCGCGAGCAACAAAGTGGCGACCGCGAGAAATTCAAGAACAAGGATCGCGGCAGCAAGCTCATTTCCATTGAAGAAGCCCGCGCACGCCGCCTCAAACTAGAGTTCAACGACATTGCGCGTCCGAGTTTCATTGGGCTGAAAACGGAGAATAACATTCCGCTCGAAAGTCTGGTGCCGTTTATCGACTGGTCGCCGTTCTTTCACGCGTTTGAACTGCGCGGCACCTATCCAAAGATTCTTGAAGACGAACGGCAGGGCGAAGCGGCGCGCGACCTGTGGGCCGATGGGCAGAAAATGCTGGAACGCTTTCTTTCGCGCCGCGAGTTGCGTGCGAATGCCGTTTGGGGCTTTTATCCGGCGAACGCAGTGGGCGACGACATCGAGGTTTACCGCGATGAATCGCGCACCGTGTTAGCAACAGAATTCCACTTCCTGCGCCAGCAGCTTGATAATCAAGAAACGTTGTCGCTCGCCGATTTTGTTGCGCCCAAGGGCGAAGGCGAAGATTACATCGGTGTTTTTGCTGTTACTGCCGGTTTGGGACTGGATAAATTAATCACCGAATTCCGCGCCAAACACGACGATTCCTCCGTCTTTATCGCGCAAGCATTGGCCGACCGTTTTGCCGAAGCGCTCGCCGAACGCACGCACCGCGAAGCCCGCTTGGCGTGGTATGCGCCCGACGAGAATTTGAGCAACGAGCAGTTGGTACACGAGGAATATCGCGGCATTCGTCCGGCACCGGGCTATCCGGCGTGTCCCGACCACACCGAAAAGCCGCCGCTGTTTACCCTACTCGACGCCGAGCGCAAAGCGGGCGTGACCTTAACCGAAAATTTCGCCATGCTGCCGACGAGTTCGGTTTCCGGCTGGTATTTCGGGCATCCGGAAAGCCGTTACGTCACCGTTGGTAAAATCGGTAAAGACCAAATGGACGATTTAGCCGCGCGCAAGAAGATGCCGCGCCGCGAAATCGAGCGGGTGCTTTCGCCGAACCTCGCTTATGACCCCGACGAAGCAGAGGGAAATGAAACGCAAGTCAACTCCATTGCGACTCCATAA
- the htpX gene encoding zinc metalloprotease HtpX yields the protein MLNTLKVGVLLTAITALFIGMGYLIGGQTGVIIAFALALVMNFSSYWFSDKIVLGMTGAQPLDPQSAPELYAMTQRLVQRANMPMPKLYVINDPQPNAFATGRNPANAAVAVNSGLLQLLDQREVEGVIAHELAHVKHRDTLTMTIVATVAGAIMMLAQFGQFAAMFGGMNNNDDEEGGTNPIVFIAMLIVAPIAATLVQMAISRAREFEADATAAHLTGSPDGLIGALAKLERGTHTIPSHANAQTAHMYIANPLAGMGSGLMNLFTTHPPMDKRIAALQALRGKVQPASPFPSTTVR from the coding sequence ATGCTGAACACCCTAAAAGTTGGCGTTCTCCTGACAGCCATCACGGCTCTCTTTATCGGCATGGGTTATTTGATTGGCGGCCAAACCGGCGTCATCATCGCGTTTGCCCTCGCGCTTGTCATGAACTTTAGCTCGTACTGGTTCTCCGACAAAATCGTGCTGGGCATGACCGGTGCGCAGCCGCTCGACCCGCAAAGCGCGCCCGAACTTTACGCGATGACGCAACGACTGGTACAGCGCGCCAATATGCCGATGCCCAAGTTGTATGTCATTAACGACCCGCAGCCCAACGCGTTTGCGACGGGCCGCAACCCGGCCAACGCCGCAGTTGCTGTGAACTCGGGCCTGCTGCAATTGCTCGATCAGCGCGAAGTTGAAGGCGTTATCGCGCACGAATTGGCGCACGTCAAGCACCGCGACACGCTGACGATGACAATTGTTGCCACCGTCGCCGGTGCGATTATGATGCTGGCGCAGTTCGGCCAGTTCGCCGCGATGTTCGGCGGCATGAACAACAACGACGATGAGGAAGGCGGTACCAACCCGATTGTCTTCATTGCGATGCTGATTGTTGCGCCGATTGCAGCGACGCTCGTGCAAATGGCGATTTCGCGTGCGCGGGAATTCGAAGCCGACGCTACTGCGGCACATCTCACCGGCTCGCCCGACGGATTAATTGGTGCGCTCGCCAAATTGGAGCGTGGCACGCACACGATTCCGTCGCACGCGAATGCGCAAACCGCGCACATGTATATCGCCAACCCGCTCGCCGGCATGGGCAGCGGATTAATGAATTTGTTCACCACACATCCGCCAATGGACAAGCGCATCGCCGCTTTGCAAGCGTTGCGCGGCAAAGTTCAACCAGCCTCGCCGTTTCCGAGCACTACTGTTCGTTAA
- a CDS encoding aldo/keto reductase translates to MQTENTNIPQRMLGKTGHDVSEIGFGAWAIGGSWGETVDETSALEALHAAADAGTNFIDTADVYGNGRSEEIIGKFLKARADEFFVATKLGRGGEFDASYETMEKSAVDSAQRLGVETLDLIQLHCLPMDVMQGEVWDNFEKLKQKGLIRFYGASVESVEETLYCIHNTGCATLQVIFNIFRQKLITDLFLAAREANIGIIARVPLASGLLSGKYSANHQFDKDDHRNFNANGEAFNVGETFAGVPFETGVELADKIRGIVGKSAPLAALALRWILDFEEVSTVIPGAKNAEQARQNSVAATLPPLSPEVHAALTELYSNEIEPAIRGPY, encoded by the coding sequence ATGCAAACAGAAAACACAAACATTCCCCAGCGCATGCTGGGCAAAACCGGCCACGACGTTTCGGAAATTGGCTTCGGTGCGTGGGCTATCGGTGGCAGTTGGGGCGAAACCGTTGATGAAACAAGCGCTCTTGAAGCGCTCCATGCGGCGGCGGATGCGGGAACGAATTTTATCGACACTGCAGATGTTTATGGCAATGGACGGTCGGAAGAAATTATTGGCAAGTTTCTTAAGGCCCGCGCTGACGAGTTCTTCGTCGCGACCAAACTCGGGCGTGGCGGCGAGTTCGATGCGTCCTACGAAACGATGGAGAAAAGTGCTGTTGACTCGGCACAGCGGCTGGGCGTCGAAACGCTCGATTTAATTCAGCTTCACTGCCTGCCAATGGACGTCATGCAAGGCGAAGTCTGGGACAATTTCGAAAAGTTGAAACAGAAAGGCTTAATTCGTTTCTACGGCGCGAGCGTCGAATCGGTCGAAGAGACGTTGTATTGCATTCACAACACAGGCTGCGCCACGTTGCAGGTGATTTTTAACATCTTCCGTCAAAAACTCATCACCGATTTATTCCTCGCAGCGCGCGAAGCCAATATCGGAATTATTGCCCGCGTGCCACTCGCCAGCGGTTTGCTTTCAGGTAAGTATTCGGCGAATCACCAGTTCGATAAAGACGACCACCGGAACTTCAACGCCAACGGCGAAGCGTTCAATGTCGGCGAAACCTTTGCGGGCGTGCCCTTTGAAACCGGCGTCGAACTGGCCGATAAAATCCGCGGCATCGTGGGCAAATCGGCGCCACTTGCCGCCCTCGCGCTACGCTGGATTCTCGATTTCGAGGAAGTGAGTACGGTAATTCCCGGTGCCAAGAACGCCGAACAAGCGCGGCAGAATAGTGTAGCTGCGACCTTACCTCCGCTTTCACCGGAAGTCCATGCTGCGCTGACCGAACTCTATTCAAACGAAATCGAGCCGGCCATTCGTGGGCCTTATTAA
- a CDS encoding zf-TFIIB domain-containing protein, giving the protein MNCPVCRETSLVMSERSGIEIDYCPQCRGVWLDRGELDKIIERAAPSNAAWEQPSTPAAPSPVIPQTPVAPTFPPRREEYPRSDHSHGGYRRDHDDDDHKYRKRKKGGFLGDLFDFD; this is encoded by the coding sequence ATGAATTGTCCTGTCTGTCGTGAGACTTCGCTCGTAATGAGCGAGCGAAGTGGAATTGAAATCGATTATTGCCCGCAGTGCCGTGGTGTCTGGCTCGACCGGGGCGAACTCGACAAAATCATCGAGCGCGCCGCTCCTTCCAACGCAGCGTGGGAACAACCGAGCACACCTGCTGCGCCTTCGCCGGTGATTCCACAAACGCCAGTCGCGCCCACGTTCCCGCCGCGCCGCGAAGAATACCCGCGCAGCGATCATTCGCATGGCGGTTACCGCCGCGACCACGACGATGACGATCACAAATATCGCAAGCGCAAGAAGGGCGGTTTCCTCGGCGACTTGTTCGACTTCGATTGA